The following proteins are co-located in the Echinicola sp. 20G genome:
- the recG gene encoding ATP-dependent DNA helicase RecG, with protein MPGFFDTKIEFLKGVGPQKAALINKELNIFTFGELLQHYPFRYEDRTKFYKINQINGNLEHVQVIAKVRRLETIGLARKKRLVAYIEDETGEMELTWFKGIQWVAKKLLPGATYIFFGKPNQYGRKFSIAHPEMEPLTAAQEEKSSFQPVYPTTEKLRVKYLDSKGISRIMATLVQNAYPQIQETLPDDVLRRFNLTAKNDALKQIHFPDDPERLKRARFRLKFEEFFFVQLRLLKLKLTRTEKFKGQVLTQIELLNQFYKDHLPFDLTNAQKRVIRESYNDMRSGKQMNRLIQGDVGSGKTIVAFICALIAISSGAQTCLMAPTEILATQHFEGLKEFADMMGLRIDLLTGSTKKSARKRIHGELLNGQLHILIGTHALLEDVVQFQNLGLAIVDEQHRFGVAQRAKLWAKNKNYYPHVLVMTATPIPRTLAMTLYGDLDISVIDELPAGRKPIQTIHRFDKDRLKVFGFMKKEIELGRQIYVVYPLIEDSEKMDLKSLMDGYESICRAFPQYPVSIVHGNMKPADKEFEMQRFVKNETKIMVATTVIEVGVNVPNASVMVIENAERFGLSQLHQLRGRVGRGAEQSYCILMSKYELSKDSRVRLDTMVRTNNGFEIADVDLKLRGPGDLMGTQQSGVADLLIADLSKDAPILTMARDAAQALIQEDPNLQLPQNAMVLRQIKNQKKHAVNWSRIS; from the coding sequence AAATTGAGTTTCTAAAGGGAGTAGGACCACAAAAAGCCGCCTTGATCAATAAGGAACTTAATATTTTTACCTTTGGAGAACTTCTCCAACACTATCCTTTCCGGTATGAGGATCGCACCAAATTTTACAAAATCAACCAGATCAATGGTAACCTGGAACATGTTCAGGTAATTGCTAAAGTCCGACGACTTGAAACGATTGGTTTGGCCCGTAAAAAACGATTGGTCGCCTACATCGAAGATGAGACTGGCGAGATGGAGCTTACTTGGTTCAAAGGCATCCAATGGGTAGCCAAAAAACTCTTGCCTGGTGCCACTTATATTTTCTTTGGAAAACCCAACCAGTATGGCCGCAAATTTAGCATTGCCCATCCAGAAATGGAACCCTTAACAGCTGCCCAGGAAGAAAAAAGCTCTTTTCAACCAGTTTATCCTACGACAGAGAAACTGCGGGTAAAGTACCTGGACAGCAAGGGAATTTCCAGAATTATGGCCACCTTGGTCCAAAACGCGTATCCCCAAATTCAGGAAACATTGCCTGACGATGTCTTACGTCGTTTTAACCTGACAGCCAAAAATGATGCCCTCAAGCAAATCCACTTTCCCGATGATCCAGAAAGGCTCAAAAGAGCCAGATTTCGGCTAAAATTTGAGGAATTCTTCTTCGTGCAGCTAAGGCTTCTCAAATTAAAATTGACCAGGACTGAAAAATTTAAAGGACAAGTCCTCACACAAATTGAGCTGCTGAACCAATTTTACAAGGACCATCTTCCCTTTGACCTTACCAATGCACAAAAACGGGTCATTCGAGAATCCTATAATGATATGCGTTCTGGCAAGCAGATGAACCGGCTTATTCAAGGCGATGTGGGCAGTGGCAAGACCATTGTTGCTTTTATCTGTGCACTGATCGCCATCAGCTCTGGCGCACAGACTTGTCTAATGGCCCCAACTGAGATTTTGGCCACACAACACTTTGAAGGACTTAAGGAGTTTGCTGATATGATGGGGCTGCGTATTGATCTTTTGACTGGCTCTACCAAAAAATCAGCGCGCAAAAGGATCCATGGAGAGCTTTTAAATGGGCAATTGCATATCCTGATCGGCACACATGCCTTGTTAGAAGATGTGGTGCAGTTTCAAAATCTAGGACTAGCCATTGTAGATGAGCAGCACCGCTTTGGAGTAGCACAGCGCGCCAAGCTTTGGGCTAAAAACAAAAACTACTATCCTCATGTCTTGGTCATGACCGCTACGCCCATTCCAAGAACCTTGGCCATGACACTATATGGAGACTTGGACATCTCGGTTATCGATGAGCTTCCCGCAGGAAGAAAGCCTATCCAAACTATCCATCGCTTTGACAAAGACCGACTGAAAGTCTTTGGTTTTATGAAAAAGGAAATCGAATTGGGCAGGCAAATCTATGTGGTCTATCCGTTGATCGAAGACTCTGAAAAAATGGACCTCAAAAGCCTTATGGATGGTTATGAAAGTATTTGTCGGGCTTTTCCCCAATATCCTGTTAGCATCGTCCATGGCAATATGAAACCGGCCGATAAGGAATTTGAGATGCAACGTTTTGTAAAGAACGAAACCAAAATCATGGTGGCCACCACTGTGATTGAAGTGGGGGTAAATGTACCCAATGCTTCAGTCATGGTCATTGAAAATGCAGAGCGTTTTGGCTTATCCCAACTCCACCAGCTTCGGGGAAGGGTTGGCCGGGGAGCAGAACAGTCTTACTGTATCCTGATGAGCAAATATGAACTTTCCAAGGACAGCCGCGTAAGGCTGGACACCATGGTAAGAACCAATAACGGTTTTGAGATTGCTGATGTGGACCTCAAGCTTCGCGGACCGGGCGATCTGATGGGCACCCAACAAAGTGGGGTAGCCGACCTGCTCATAGCAGACCTCAGCAAAGACGCCCCCATCCTCACCATGGCCAGAGATGCTGCGCAAGCACTTATCCAAGAAGACCCAAATCTACAGCTTCCACAAAATGCCATGGTTTTAAGGCAAATCAAAAACCAGAAGAAACACGCAGTCAATTGGAGTAGGATTAGCTAA
- a CDS encoding alpha-L-fucosidase, whose amino-acid sequence MKKYLILLLLAVACQSEKVAPPAPVESVPSERQLAWQDMEFYAFVHFNMNTFTNMEWGMGDEDPKTFNPSALDCRQWARVAKEAGMKGIILTAKHHDGFCLWPTATTDHSVKSSTWKDGKGDVLKELSEACKEYGLKFGVYLSPWDRNNEDYGTPEYIEIFRAQLRELLTNYGDVFEVWFDGANGGTGYYGGANEERRVDKKSYYDWENTYKIIRELQPNAVIFSDAGPDVRWVGNEEGHAYKTTWSNLLRDEIYGGMPNYHTDYADGQEDGTHWVPAEVDVSIRPGWYYHEYEDHKVKSLPELLDIYYESIGRNGSFLLNFPVDKRGLIHERDVEQVLKLAEKVKEDFANNLARADLDVSATVERGHGFEAEMVLDDDPATYWATADGEVSGALTISFGEPTTFNRFLVQEYIPLGQRVKAFTVEAETEGGWEQIADETTIGYKRILRFPDVTATAVRFTVKDAKAAPTISKVAIYNAPKVVLAPEIKRTVEGMVSLEVPDQGVDIYYTTDGSDPSESSNKYEGAFEIKTAHTVKAIAVDKTSGKVSEPSRADLDLAKVNWEVIGGGEKAAQAIDENDYTNYISESDEIVIDLAEAVSLKGFTYMPMQNRYMSGVISHYDFAVSTDGKQWKTVSAGEFGNIANSPIEQKISFDAVPARFIKLKATKTLDGKEASFAEIGIITK is encoded by the coding sequence ATGAAAAAGTATCTAATATTATTGCTTCTGGCAGTTGCCTGTCAGAGTGAGAAAGTAGCACCACCGGCTCCGGTGGAATCAGTACCTTCAGAAAGACAGTTAGCATGGCAAGACATGGAGTTTTATGCTTTTGTCCATTTCAATATGAATACCTTCACGAATATGGAGTGGGGTATGGGAGATGAAGATCCAAAGACTTTTAATCCTTCCGCACTGGACTGTCGTCAATGGGCTCGAGTAGCCAAAGAGGCAGGCATGAAGGGCATCATTTTGACAGCGAAGCACCATGACGGTTTTTGTCTTTGGCCAACAGCCACTACGGATCATTCTGTAAAAAGCTCCACTTGGAAAGATGGTAAAGGAGATGTCTTGAAGGAGCTTTCTGAGGCTTGTAAAGAATATGGGTTAAAATTTGGTGTTTACCTATCTCCATGGGATCGGAACAATGAAGATTATGGAACGCCAGAGTACATAGAAATTTTCCGTGCCCAGCTTCGTGAACTATTGACCAATTATGGGGATGTTTTTGAAGTTTGGTTTGATGGTGCGAATGGTGGTACCGGATACTATGGTGGAGCCAATGAAGAAAGAAGGGTAGATAAAAAAAGCTATTATGATTGGGAAAATACGTATAAGATCATTCGTGAGCTTCAACCCAATGCGGTGATCTTTAGTGATGCTGGACCAGATGTCAGATGGGTAGGGAACGAAGAAGGCCATGCTTACAAAACCACCTGGTCAAACTTATTGCGTGATGAAATTTATGGAGGTATGCCTAATTACCACACGGACTATGCAGATGGCCAGGAAGATGGAACACACTGGGTTCCTGCAGAGGTGGATGTCTCCATTCGTCCAGGTTGGTATTATCATGAATATGAAGACCATAAAGTGAAATCTTTACCTGAACTTTTGGACATCTATTATGAAAGTATAGGCCGAAATGGTTCATTTCTCCTCAACTTCCCTGTTGATAAGAGAGGTTTGATTCATGAAAGGGATGTGGAGCAAGTATTGAAGTTGGCTGAGAAAGTGAAGGAGGATTTTGCCAATAACCTGGCAAGAGCAGATCTGGATGTTTCAGCTACAGTGGAAAGAGGCCATGGCTTTGAAGCAGAGATGGTCTTGGATGATGATCCAGCAACTTACTGGGCCACAGCTGATGGAGAAGTATCTGGGGCATTGACCATTTCATTTGGTGAGCCGACCACCTTTAATCGTTTTTTGGTTCAGGAGTACATTCCTTTGGGACAAAGAGTTAAAGCATTTACTGTGGAGGCAGAGACAGAAGGTGGTTGGGAGCAGATTGCTGATGAAACTACCATAGGTTACAAGCGGATTTTGAGATTTCCTGATGTAACTGCTACTGCAGTAAGGTTCACTGTCAAAGATGCGAAAGCTGCACCTACGATTTCAAAGGTAGCCATCTATAATGCACCGAAGGTAGTTCTAGCTCCTGAAATAAAACGAACAGTAGAAGGAATGGTGAGTTTGGAAGTGCCAGACCAAGGAGTGGATATTTATTATACCACTGATGGCAGTGACCCTTCCGAAAGCTCTAACAAATATGAGGGGGCGTTTGAAATCAAAACTGCCCATACGGTCAAGGCCATTGCTGTGGACAAAACTTCAGGCAAAGTGAGTGAGCCTAGCAGAGCTGATTTGGATTTGGCCAAAGTCAACTGGGAAGTAATCGGAGGGGGAGAAAAGGCGGCACAGGCGATCGATGAAAATGATTACACCAATTACATCAGTGAAAGTGATGAGATAGTGATCGATTTGGCTGAGGCAGTAAGCTTAAAAGGCTTTACCTATATGCCTATGCAAAACCGCTATATGTCTGGTGTGATTTCTCATTATGATTTTGCTGTGAGCACAGATGGTAAGCAATGGAAGACAGTTAGCGCTGGAGAATTTGGAAACATTGCCAACAGCCCAATAGAGCAGAAAATAAGCTTTGATGCGGTTCCAGCTAGGTTTATCAAACTAAAGGCAACTAAGACATTGGATGGAAAAGAGGCCTCCTTTGCGGAGATCGGCATAATTACGAAATAA
- a CDS encoding TonB-dependent receptor domain-containing protein: MVFLKKVLALFFIVLFPMMVSAQTVITVLDAENGNPIPGVLIRLSNQTKLIADENGQARANLNHQLTALFSHLAYEDLWKNLEPGKTDTVRLFKKTNSLSEVIVSSFGSTRSLLEQAAAVSQVNEKELYRFNETSLVNAFNTRSGVRMEERAPGSYRISIRGSSLRAPFGVRNVKIYWDDIPFTAPDGTTPLNILDLSNVQNTEIIKGPAGSIYGAGNGGVISFTPKKIKANSANADLAVGDFGLLKYRLGMEQLLENGDIYASFVQQKSDGYRDHSALDRKVFNMGANFYPSNKQSISTQLLYSDLFYELPGGLTSEQVAENPQQARPGSAAQNASINQKSLYGTFVHEYDFNTKWSNKSAAYIQTTDFENPFNLDYKKETQYGYGGRTKFTLNDQWGQFPVRLLLGGEYQFSNTSAQNFGNRNGQADTVRFSDDLITTQGFLFQQVEVNWTKNMLMTLALSENFSRFDINRNIDASTGLPYAVERKFNPVWVPRLAFSAKINRYSALFGSISAGFSPPTIDEVRTNEGSINLDLEAEKGINYEMGYRGNYSDGKINLDISTFYFKLDETITTYTNEQGVVLFRNAGATDQKGIEAQIDYSLIRSNTAWLQELKLGHAYSFHHFLFKNYVNDGEDFSGNMLTGVPQNNLVNRLDVETQSGLYLNVTHQFVSELPLNDANTVMQDSYNLLNARLGWRGNLSNKLELEIYGGADNLLDEQYSLGNDLNAFGGRYYQPAALRNFYGGIKVKMRY; encoded by the coding sequence ATGGTATTTTTGAAAAAAGTATTGGCCCTTTTCTTTATTGTTTTGTTTCCAATGATGGTTTCCGCGCAAACGGTAATTACTGTTTTGGATGCTGAAAATGGAAATCCTATACCGGGAGTACTCATTCGACTGTCCAACCAGACCAAGCTTATTGCTGATGAAAATGGTCAGGCCAGAGCCAATTTGAATCATCAGCTTACTGCTTTGTTTAGCCATTTAGCATATGAGGACTTGTGGAAAAACTTAGAACCCGGAAAAACAGACACAGTTCGCCTTTTCAAAAAAACCAATAGTCTTTCTGAAGTTATTGTTTCTTCATTTGGTTCAACACGTAGCTTACTGGAACAAGCAGCAGCAGTAAGCCAAGTGAATGAAAAGGAACTTTATCGCTTCAATGAAACCTCCTTGGTCAATGCCTTTAACACGCGGTCTGGTGTAAGGATGGAGGAAAGGGCTCCTGGAAGCTACAGGATCTCCATCCGCGGTAGTTCTTTGAGAGCACCTTTTGGTGTGCGCAATGTCAAAATCTACTGGGATGACATTCCCTTTACTGCACCGGACGGGACTACGCCACTAAATATCCTTGACCTCAGCAATGTCCAAAACACCGAAATTATCAAAGGCCCAGCTGGAAGCATTTATGGAGCAGGCAATGGTGGCGTGATCAGCTTCACTCCTAAAAAAATTAAAGCCAATAGCGCCAATGCAGATCTTGCAGTAGGTGATTTTGGCTTGCTAAAGTATCGTTTGGGAATGGAACAGTTATTAGAAAATGGGGACATTTATGCCAGTTTCGTCCAACAAAAATCGGACGGATACAGAGACCACAGTGCCTTGGACAGAAAAGTATTCAACATGGGAGCAAATTTCTATCCCTCGAATAAACAGAGTATCTCCACCCAACTGTTGTATTCTGATCTTTTTTATGAATTGCCAGGAGGACTGACATCCGAGCAAGTGGCAGAAAACCCACAACAGGCTCGACCTGGATCAGCAGCCCAGAACGCTTCCATCAACCAGAAATCACTCTATGGTACTTTTGTTCATGAATATGATTTCAATACTAAATGGAGCAACAAAAGTGCTGCCTATATTCAAACTACAGATTTTGAAAATCCTTTTAACCTGGATTATAAAAAAGAAACCCAGTATGGCTACGGCGGAAGAACCAAGTTTACCTTAAATGATCAATGGGGACAATTTCCTGTTCGCTTGCTGCTAGGTGGAGAATACCAGTTTTCCAATACCAGCGCACAAAACTTTGGCAACCGAAATGGTCAGGCCGATACCGTGCGATTCAGTGATGACCTGATTACCACCCAAGGATTTCTCTTTCAACAAGTCGAAGTCAACTGGACCAAAAATATGCTGATGACACTAGCTCTAAGCGAAAACTTTTCCCGCTTTGACATCAATCGAAACATAGATGCTTCCACAGGCCTTCCTTATGCAGTAGAAAGAAAGTTCAATCCCGTCTGGGTGCCAAGACTGGCCTTTTCGGCTAAAATCAATCGCTATTCTGCACTCTTTGGAAGCATCAGTGCCGGCTTCTCTCCTCCCACCATAGATGAAGTACGCACCAATGAAGGCTCGATCAATCTAGACCTGGAAGCAGAAAAAGGCATCAATTATGAAATGGGCTATCGTGGCAATTATAGCGACGGCAAGATCAATTTAGATATAAGTACATTCTACTTTAAATTAGATGAAACCATCACTACCTACACCAATGAACAAGGGGTAGTACTATTTAGAAATGCAGGAGCCACAGACCAAAAGGGTATTGAAGCACAAATTGACTATTCCCTGATCCGAAGCAATACAGCTTGGCTCCAAGAACTGAAACTGGGACATGCTTATTCATTTCACCACTTCTTATTCAAGAATTATGTGAATGATGGAGAAGATTTTTCAGGAAACATGCTAACAGGCGTACCCCAAAACAACTTGGTCAACAGGTTAGATGTGGAAACCCAGTCAGGGCTTTATCTTAACGTGACCCATCAGTTTGTAAGTGAACTTCCTCTAAATGATGCCAACACGGTGATGCAGGACAGCTACAACTTACTTAATGCCCGGCTCGGTTGGCGAGGTAATCTCAGCAACAAGTTGGAGCTTGAAATATACGGAGGTGCTGACAACCTTCTGGATGAGCAATACAGTTTAGGAAATGATCTCAATGCGTTTGGAGGCAGGTATTATCAGCCCGCGGCCTTAAGAAATTTCTATGGAGGTATTAAAGTAAAAATGAGGTATTAG
- a CDS encoding hydrogen peroxide-inducible genes activator: protein MTIQQLEYVLAVDKHRHFGHAAEACFVTQPTLSAQIHKLERELDVVIFDRSKMPVIPTETGAQLIEQAKKVVSESKGIYEMIAQLKGNISGVIKLGIIPTLAPYLLHLFIRGFLEKYPNVQLQVEELITEEIVKRLRNDELDLGIVVTPLDEQGIVEKPMFYEKFYAYLSKGHHLLNHESIMVKDLMADDFWVLQQGHCFRDQVLNICDQSKFQRMNFHYESGSLEGLKNMVNRYKGVTLLPELATFDLSEEEKTRLRPFAGEEPIREVSIILTRSFLKKRLVELLYKEITHAIPEEMTSQAHGKVVKFK from the coding sequence ATGACCATCCAACAATTGGAATACGTGTTGGCGGTGGATAAGCACCGTCACTTTGGACACGCTGCAGAGGCTTGTTTTGTTACTCAACCTACCTTGAGTGCTCAAATCCATAAATTGGAGCGAGAGCTGGATGTGGTGATTTTTGACCGATCTAAGATGCCTGTAATCCCCACAGAAACTGGTGCTCAGTTGATCGAACAAGCCAAAAAGGTGGTTTCTGAAAGCAAGGGAATTTATGAAATGATTGCCCAGCTCAAGGGAAACATTAGTGGTGTGATCAAGTTGGGCATTATTCCTACTTTGGCTCCTTATTTATTGCACCTGTTTATCAGGGGGTTTTTAGAGAAATATCCCAATGTACAACTTCAGGTGGAAGAACTGATCACTGAGGAAATCGTCAAGCGATTGCGCAATGATGAATTGGATCTTGGAATCGTCGTGACCCCTTTGGATGAACAAGGAATTGTGGAAAAACCGATGTTTTATGAGAAATTCTACGCTTACCTTTCTAAAGGGCACCATTTGCTGAATCATGAATCAATCATGGTGAAAGACCTTATGGCGGATGATTTTTGGGTGCTTCAGCAAGGCCACTGCTTTAGGGATCAAGTGCTTAATATTTGCGACCAGAGCAAATTCCAGCGAATGAATTTTCACTATGAAAGCGGATCACTGGAAGGTTTGAAGAATATGGTCAACCGATACAAAGGAGTGACTTTATTACCAGAGCTGGCAACATTTGATTTGAGTGAGGAAGAAAAGACCCGATTAAGGCCTTTTGCAGGTGAAGAGCCGATCCGGGAAGTAAGCATTATTTTGACCCGAAGTTTCTTGAAGAAACGCTTGGTGGAATTACTTTATAAGGAAATCACTCATGCCATCCCCGAGGAAATGACTTCTCAAGCCCATGGAAAAGTGGTGAAGTTTAAGTGA
- a CDS encoding ABC transporter ATP-binding protein gives MSLLSLHEISKKFPQSKQFAVKDISLEIGEGEILAIVGENGSGKTTLLKLIAGMEHPDSGRIISSGQTIVNGKTATPANQRGVGVVFEDYALFPQMNILENVRCALHQQEKNAKQIAKDSLALVGLEDSFGAYPHQLSSGQRQRAALARALASRPKLLLLDDPFKSLDTRFKNEISEDLRDIVKTSGVTTIFASHHAKDALSVADRIAILHKGKLQQVDDPVNIYKSPANAYVANFFGKRNEIIATPTEDGFYSGFGFIPDPNSKNYTEKVKILFRSEDAKIKKSTEQPLSGEVVRTLYYGDHQIVKLVDDEGRQISIKAAPNRNFVKNDRMFFTIGKYEIEEAF, from the coding sequence ATGAGTTTATTGAGCCTTCATGAGATTAGTAAAAAGTTTCCTCAGTCCAAGCAATTTGCGGTAAAGGATATTTCTCTGGAAATTGGAGAGGGTGAAATTTTAGCCATAGTAGGTGAAAATGGCTCAGGAAAAACCACCTTATTGAAGCTTATTGCAGGCATGGAACACCCAGACTCTGGTCGAATTATTTCTTCGGGACAAACCATTGTCAATGGTAAAACCGCCACCCCTGCCAACCAAAGAGGTGTCGGTGTTGTATTTGAAGATTACGCTCTTTTCCCTCAAATGAACATCTTGGAAAATGTGCGTTGTGCCTTGCACCAACAGGAAAAAAATGCCAAGCAAATTGCCAAAGACAGCCTAGCTTTGGTAGGACTTGAGGATAGTTTTGGGGCTTATCCTCACCAACTTTCCTCTGGACAGCGCCAGAGAGCCGCATTGGCCAGGGCTTTGGCATCAAGGCCCAAACTATTGCTTTTGGATGATCCTTTCAAAAGCCTTGACACCCGCTTCAAAAACGAGATCAGTGAAGACTTGAGGGACATCGTTAAAACCAGTGGTGTCACGACGATTTTTGCCAGTCATCACGCAAAGGATGCGCTTTCTGTTGCGGACAGGATTGCTATCCTTCATAAGGGAAAATTACAGCAAGTGGACGATCCGGTCAATATTTATAAATCTCCTGCCAATGCCTATGTAGCCAACTTTTTTGGTAAGAGAAATGAGATCATTGCCACACCAACAGAAGATGGTTTTTATTCTGGTTTTGGATTTATCCCAGATCCTAACTCCAAAAATTATACGGAGAAAGTAAAAATCCTTTTCCGCTCAGAAGATGCCAAAATCAAAAAAAGTACTGAACAACCTCTCAGCGGTGAGGTGGTAAGAACCCTGTATTATGGGGACCACCAAATCGTAAAACTGGTAGATGATGAAGGTAGGCAAATCAGTATTAAAGCAGCTCCTAACCGCAACTTTGTCAAAAACGACCGCATGTTTTTTACCATTGGTAAATACGAAATAGAAGAAGCTTTCTAG
- a CDS encoding Gfo/Idh/MocA family protein — protein MSTKNDSHFSRRKFMGASLLSATGLSLWPHLNFAKSKDQLSTLPASSKVRLGFIGMGRQSYGIMKGMMSIPQVEIIAGCDVYGIKRERFQHAVGEHYGKNPIEIPVYEKYQDLLSREDIDAVVIATPDFWHALIAIDACRAKKDVYLEKPLTFTIKEGQALVKAVRDNGTVLAVGSQQRSETNFQYAVRLVQKGHIGKIKKVMVNVGQPESPKPYDLPKETVPADLNWKLWLGPIKPVHYNHELDPPISINPAKNEDLWGAWRWYEETGGGLMTDWGAHMFDIAQWGISMDRNGPVEVIPAMGNSPLTFKYENGIVMTTEPFDGDTRGIKFIGEKGWIQVSRGGFKASDPNLVVPEDEERLIQAPPHYIDFIESVIRRKDPIATVEIGHSTCTVCSLGNIANKLQRTLKWDPIQQVFIGDEEAMGMLHYNYENGYELKT, from the coding sequence ATGTCTACAAAGAATGACTCCCATTTTTCCAGAAGAAAGTTCATGGGAGCCTCCCTTTTGAGTGCCACAGGCCTCAGCTTATGGCCCCATCTCAATTTTGCCAAATCTAAGGATCAGCTTAGCACATTACCTGCATCCAGTAAGGTCAGGCTTGGCTTTATCGGTATGGGTCGTCAATCTTACGGCATCATGAAGGGAATGATGTCCATTCCCCAAGTGGAAATCATCGCAGGGTGTGATGTATATGGGATAAAAAGAGAACGCTTCCAACATGCAGTAGGCGAACATTATGGTAAAAACCCAATTGAAATTCCGGTTTATGAGAAATACCAAGATTTGCTTTCCAGAGAAGATATAGATGCAGTGGTCATAGCCACCCCGGATTTTTGGCACGCGCTGATTGCCATTGATGCTTGCCGCGCCAAGAAAGATGTTTACTTGGAAAAACCTTTGACCTTTACCATCAAAGAAGGACAAGCGCTGGTCAAAGCGGTTAGAGACAACGGCACCGTATTGGCAGTAGGAAGCCAACAGCGCTCAGAAACCAATTTCCAGTATGCTGTTCGCTTGGTCCAAAAAGGACACATTGGGAAAATCAAAAAGGTTATGGTCAATGTGGGCCAACCGGAATCTCCAAAACCATATGATCTCCCCAAAGAAACCGTTCCGGCAGATTTAAATTGGAAACTCTGGCTTGGACCAATCAAGCCTGTACATTATAACCATGAATTAGACCCGCCTATTTCGATCAATCCAGCCAAAAACGAAGATCTCTGGGGAGCATGGAGGTGGTACGAAGAAACTGGTGGAGGCTTGATGACTGACTGGGGAGCCCACATGTTTGACATTGCCCAATGGGGAATCAGCATGGACCGAAATGGACCAGTGGAGGTTATCCCAGCAATGGGAAACAGCCCATTGACCTTCAAATATGAAAATGGTATAGTGATGACCACGGAGCCATTTGATGGAGATACCCGTGGAATAAAATTCATAGGAGAAAAAGGCTGGATCCAAGTTTCAAGAGGTGGTTTCAAAGCTTCTGATCCTAATCTGGTAGTCCCTGAAGATGAAGAAAGGCTCATTCAAGCCCCTCCCCATTATATTGACTTTATTGAAAGTGTTATCAGAAGAAAGGACCCAATTGCCACTGTAGAAATCGGGCACAGTACCTGTACCGTTTGTAGTTTGGGTAACATTGCCAATAAACTTCAGCGTACACTCAAATGGGACCCTATCCAGCAAGTATTTATTGGGGACGAGGAAGCTATGGGCATGCTCCATTACAATTATGAAAATGGCTATGAACTCAAAACATAA
- a CDS encoding redoxin domain-containing protein, with translation MNSKHKKTIILLSWVILCGLFACGGKSGDDKNKDIPKPEPNTQEKAFFTPNPQALSEQKVGQLSIGDSAPYFNLPGVDGQYHSLEEYQDAQVLVINFTCNHCPTAQAYEDRFIQAVKDYQDKGVAFVAISSNSPIGILPEELGYTDLSDTYPEMIVRAQDKAYNFPYLYDGDKHEFSLAYGPTATPHVFVFDQNRKLTYSGRIDDSEKPGTGQAEDLRLAIESTLNNQPLPDQQAILPSFGCSIKWAWKNQYGEKVNAAWKEKPVTLNKIDLSELENLLKNDSDELLLLNFWATWCGPCIVEYPEFIEIQRMYGDRNFHFVSISLDDPNAAEKVLKFLKKKYSAVNNYLVNTEDKYEIIDLVKNDWDGSLPLTLLIESGGKVAYKVPGSIDPLKLKKAIVNHPLMGRYY, from the coding sequence ATGAACTCAAAACATAAAAAAACAATAATCCTTCTATCATGGGTGATCCTCTGCGGGCTTTTTGCCTGTGGAGGAAAGTCTGGTGATGATAAGAATAAAGACATCCCCAAGCCTGAACCCAACACTCAAGAAAAAGCCTTTTTCACCCCAAACCCGCAAGCACTTTCAGAACAAAAAGTTGGTCAGCTTTCTATTGGCGACTCTGCTCCCTATTTTAACCTTCCAGGTGTCGATGGACAATACCATTCCTTGGAGGAATACCAAGATGCCCAAGTACTGGTCATCAATTTTACCTGCAACCACTGCCCAACAGCTCAGGCTTATGAAGACCGTTTTATACAAGCTGTCAAAGATTATCAGGATAAAGGGGTAGCTTTTGTGGCCATCTCCTCCAATTCACCGATAGGAATTTTACCAGAAGAACTCGGATACACTGACTTGAGCGATACATACCCCGAGATGATCGTCAGGGCGCAGGACAAGGCCTATAATTTCCCCTACCTTTATGATGGCGACAAGCATGAGTTTTCATTGGCTTATGGTCCTACCGCCACTCCTCATGTATTTGTATTTGACCAAAACAGAAAACTAACCTATTCCGGCAGAATCGATGATTCCGAAAAGCCTGGAACCGGTCAAGCGGAGGACTTAAGGTTGGCTATTGAAAGCACCTTAAATAATCAGCCTTTGCCGGATCAGCAAGCTATCCTACCTTCTTTTGGCTGCTCCATCAAGTGGGCCTGGAAAAACCAATATGGAGAAAAGGTCAATGCAGCCTGGAAAGAAAAACCTGTAACCCTGAACAAAATAGACCTTAGTGAGCTAGAGAACCTGTTGAAAAATGACAGTGATGAATTACTGCTTCTTAACTTTTGGGCTACATGGTGTGGACCTTGCATCGTTGAATATCCAGAATTTATCGAAATCCAACGCATGTACGGTGACCGGAATTTCCACTTTGTCTCCATCAGTTTAGACGATCCCAACGCAGCAGAAAAAGTGCTTAAATTTCTCAAAAAGAAGTACTCTGCGGTCAATAACTACCTGGTTAATACAGAAGACAAATATGAAATTATTGACTTGGTCAAGAATGACTGGGATGGAAGCCTTCCTCTCACCTTGCTTATAGAGTCGGGAGGAAAAGTAGCCTATAAAGTACCAGGAAGCATTGACCCATTAAAACTCAAAAAAGCCATAGTCAACCACCCACTGATGGGGCGATATTATTAG